In Acanthopagrus latus isolate v.2019 chromosome 23, fAcaLat1.1, whole genome shotgun sequence, the genomic window TACGAGGgaactcccatatactttgtctAAGTCAAAATAAATGGTATCCAGATGGTTGTGGCAGAGTCTGACGACATGTTTCCACAGGGCCTGCAGAGGGGATAGCACTTTGCACTAtgtgtaaacacagtttgtctcTATGGAAATCCAGAGGTGGAGCCCTCATGGTAATCACTCAAGGATACATATACACATTGAAACAAAACCAGTGTTTTGGAGTCATGAGTCAGGTCTCCAGGCTGTTCAATCTTTCATTATGACATACACTGCATATTAGTGAATACAATtaataaatgtgacaaatgattCTTTGTTCTCAGCCctgttgttttgcatgtgttgacatttttaacCAACAAATTCATTGCCTTCTATGGAGCTTTTCATAATATTTGTTACAAGAGGCTAATTTATGATGTATATCAAATACTGTACATGGCTAAAAGATAGAATTGAAGCACAGCTACTTTAAAGTAACATGAAAAGTTGTCACTGTGCCAAATAATTGATTGAATTTGGTAAATCCTTACCTTTCAAACTGTCGCCTAAATGCGTCATCAAGTTAAATGCTGTTTAATATTGCTGATGTTTGCTGCCATTAACCAGTGTTGTCATTATGTAATTATGCAAGGGAACTCCCGGATACTATGTCTTACTTGTTAAAATGAAGGGTATCAAGATGGTCATAGACTCTGAGGTCAAGTTTCCACAGGCTTACAGACAGGGATAGCCCTTTGCACTGTGTGTCAACACAGTTTGTTTCCATAGAAACACAGAGGTAGTGAAGTCACTTGTCAAGGATACAAACTCTCATTATGACGCACATGAATTACATAAATGAGATCAGTCATGGAAAGAGAAACTGGAAAATGCGACCTTTCCCTGTAATGTGAATCAAGTGCAAAATCACAAGTAAAGCCATGTAGAATATATTAAATCATCTTTaataaaaaattacaaataaatcaacaaacttTACATGACACTTCAACCACAACTtcataataaaatacatattatttAAATTACAAAAGATAAAATACTGATATGTTACTTAAAATATTGCTCAGATTTGGTACACATAAATGCCTGTaagttgtgtttacatttgtcATAACTAACATGGTGGCAAGAAATCTTTAATATCTAAATTGAggatgcacaatatggatttttttttttttttctcagtacaTGGCCAATTGTCATGGCTGATGCGGATAAGATAACGGATGTAcggatttacatttttgtattctAAAGTAAATTTTGAAAGTATTTTCTACAGACCTGAGTAAAACAGACTAGGATACAACGAGCAGAGATTTGATGTAGTATTCCATCTCTAGCTGTTCCAGCTCTAATAGTATATGTTGTGCTAAAATTCACACTTTCACTCATACTTgactttttccctcctctctgaatgAAACTCATGTTGCCTTCCTCtgaaaacgtaaaaaaaaaacgtccacaCCAGTGACGACAtgctccttctccctcttcttctttccgTTTATTGGTGCGTCACAAACCAACTTTAAAATAGGTGCGTACCACCACCTACTGTACTTGAGTGTGTAGCTGTTGTGCTTCTTAATGCTATGAAAGTGATTAGGCCACCTATCAATAATTCAAATTTCCCAGTATTGGGTTGATCTTCTACTTGTCCAATATTCATCTAAAAACTTCAGCACAGTGCTAACAAGGCTGTTAATGTGAGTGCATCACCATAACAAATGCTTTCATTATATTTCTTTATGACTAAGCTAAGTGTGCTAGACTTGCCTATCAGACAAACAATGAAAGGTAATATTCTGTCAACACTGCAAATACAAATCAAGTTAGCCTTTTATTTGCTACTAATAGGAGGTTTCTCCTTTATACGTGTATATGTATATTCTGATGCATACACATTAGGAGGCTTTGAAATTATCCCGAGGGAATGTGTCAACCCATTTCTGTGTGCGGGCTTTACACTGATCCCAGTCGTACAGAGGCCGGTACTGAAAGTGACGCAGGGCTTTGTCTGTGCGGACAGTGAAGGAGGTAGAGGCCACGGCCAAGGTGAAGCGGTTCAGCAGTGGTGTGTAGTTGTATACGGGGGTCAGTATCCACCGGAGCAAGTCATTAAACATGGCCAGGAACCAGAGGAGTAGAGCGGGTATGCGGATTCTTCGGAAGTTAAACTTGGAGAGGAATAACATGTTAAAGTCCTCGTAGCTCTTGTAGGGTGAGTCATCGTAACAGAAGAAAGCTTCACCGCCCACCGTCTGCGGGCGCTCTCTCAGGGCTCGGGCTGCTAGTAAATGCATCCAGGCCACGTTGCCTAgtaacacaaaccacaaaaaaaacagggcttACCAGATCGAATGAGGGAAGATATTTTACCTTATGAAAGAAATACTAATAATAGCAGTAAAATACACTTGACTGCCAAAAGTAATCAGTGTGAAGAATGAGTCCCtcatcaaaactgttgttttacacCAAGGAATTTATGGACATCTATGGAGTTTTTAAcaataatcatttgtttttagaaGCCAATTTAAGACTTCTACCAAATACTGTACAAGGTTTAGAGATGGAATTAAAAGATAACTACTTTTCAGAGAGATAAAAAGTAGTAAGTCTGAAGAATGATTCAGGTTTGTGCCAAATAATTGATAAACGACCATGAACCTGCTGTTTGCCAATCTTTTAATTATTGCCCAAATGTGTCATCCGGCTAAAACAAGACATTGTTTATGTTCTATGCCTTTAACCCGTGTTGAATATAAAATAATCTCCAACTTAACTAGCGAAGTCAGATAATAATCAATTTTGAAACCATACTTCCCTCGTACAACACTTAAGTAAATGTGTTTAGTTGCTTCACCTTTGCCCACTTTACAGTGACTTCATTAATAACGTCAGCTGAACGCTCGCTACAACTTGCAAAACGACCGGATGTCCTGCGTACTAATAGTTAAGTCGCACCCGCAGAAGTTGAGGTTCCTCAACTGTAGATCCTTTCTTTGTCAAGTCGTTCAATATTGAGTTCCGTAACAACATCTTTGAAGGGGCATGACAAATACATCCGCCAGTTCATGCCGGCTCTTACTCATGCTCACTTGCCAGATTGATGATAACTAAATTGGTCATAAACAACAGATGATAActtgacaataaaaaaaaagctcatcagatggaaacaaaatgttgtgGCGGATTTAAAAACGTCAGCATCACAGCTGGCGAGCGATTTATTTAAGGATGTCTTCACGCTACCTCTCTTTTAATATTGGTGCTGGCTGATGATAGCGTTGTCACAACCAAGACGTCTAGATTAGATTATCTTCAATCTTCTTGTGTTTATCAAGAGAACATCAGAGAGGAACAGTCCTGACTGGCAGCGGTGTGCAGTGTATTAGTTAGAGAGGTAGTTCATGTGAAATGCAGAGGAAGTGCGTGACACTTCTGCTTTTAGTCCTGGTGAGAATATGAACCATCACACATGGCTTTTATCAGGTCCTCTTTTGCAGCTTGGTTTACTTGCCTTTGCTTTTGGAtttaaaaatagaacaaaagTCGCCTAGGATTCACAGGCTACATTAGGGAACTCTGACGTATCTTGAAAGTTGCCACACAATGAAAAGAAGTATTTTTACCTGCATAGACCCGTCCATGTTCAGAGTCTTCTGGCACACCCCCGATGATCAAGCCTCCCCTTTCTAAACCCTGCTTGTAGAAATCAAGCATCAGCTCGTGCCCCTCGCCGTAGATGCCCGTCGGCCTCAGAGAACATGTGTTTAAACACTTTCCACCTTTCACCTGgacaggagagggaaaaaatacaTCATGATTTTGTTGTTAAGAATAAGACAGGAGGCATAAATTAAACATTCGCACAGAGGGGGTCAAACAGTAGATTTCTGGACTGCAGGAGTGACACCACAGCAAGGCCACAGAGGAATGATCTGAAATTTCGTGGCAAAGTTGCACAAGATATTCTCTCAAGCTCAGGCTGTAATCCAAGCGAGTACGCAGTTGCAAAACATTTACAGCCCTCTGATTGAGTTTCCCCTCTAACCTTGAGATAATAGAGTACAGAATTCAGAATTATAGACCTGCGTATCATTCAGTGCTAAATCATTAATACACATATGTGGAAGGCAATAAATATCTTTTGTACACCAGCAGCTTTTAAGGGATTCCATTACATCATTTTGGTTTTATGATTCTTACTTCAACACGGTTATTTACTTTTTAGTTTTCTCACTGTGCCATTAAACTCTACTCAGCGGTTAAGATGTGCTTTTAATAAATTCGCCTCACTCAGACTTTTCTTGGAAAAAGTTAGGACTCTGAAATGGCTTATTCAAGACtgtgttgtgagcagtttcatgtaggacctatagttttattttttttactgtatccCTGGACAGAAGGAAGTGTGCATATACTCAGGGACAAGAGGCTCGGGAAGTCAAATTTAATGACATCTTCCTCAGGAGGAGCTGTTCCGTCAGTCAGCCTCTCCTTGCTGATGCCTTGGTGCTTCCTCCTGCACCTTGATTTGGTTGGCAGGTTCAGACATGAAACTTCTTACACCATGGCTGTTACCTccaaaacatgtcatgtcacacTAAGAACTATCAGATTGTTAAGTAGCCCTACATGtcagaagaaaaatgtgtattttagatTTGAACTGTCCCTTCACAGGTGTAAACATTCATTCAGTGTGCAGTTGTGGGCTTGCAGAAGAAAACCATCGCCActtattttttcaaatgaaaacacaaaatacctTCTTGCCATTTGCCTCGATCACCATGTTCTCTGCCTTCTTCTTGCTGATGGGATACGCCATTACGTGTTTTACATTGTAAGGTGTGTCTTCACTCcctctgtagaaaaaaaaagaagattgcAACCGTCAGAGGAGCATTCAGGAGAAAGAGTGTTTTCTTGAACTTGCCACATGTATGAGCGGAATGCGTTTAGATAATGCCAAGTGGAAAACTGGACCTCAGAGAGGAAACTTGCACAAAAGAGGGAGATTTCGTAAGATAAAAAGATCAAAACTAAAGAGACCATTATATCCCATCAGATACATCTTtgcttccctctctttctgtctgcatttgATGTGTTTGGGCTGAGGCAGTCCTTCCAACAAGAGCAGACAAAGGATCATTCTTACGCTGTTTCTTATTCTTGTGTCATGACCTCAGCCAGAAAGCCAGATATCGCTCTGTGCCGTGGCTGCGTACGTGCACACTtgaaggcacacaaacacacatgaaaacaaacacacacacacaatctggaAGAATGTCATGATTCCTGCTCACAGCAGATGGAGGCTGGACGcttgcagtgtttttcttatCTCTGCCGTTGGGATTTAAGGTCCAAGTCTTTTACTTTCCTAAAGGACCATTCCACGATTTTATGCATAATTTATTCCAATTACTACATATCATGTACGCTTTGATTCACAATACTGTGAATCTTTTGTTAAAAAGTTGCTTGGTTAAAGACTTTACAGTGCGTTTTAAGGCCTGTCACCATATAATAAAAGATATACcttattttaaatcatgcacCTGCATGTTGATCAAGACCTGCTGCAAACGTGTACGCACATGCGAAAACCCTTTTGTAGACTGCAAAACCTGGTTTGTCCATGAACAACATTCTTGAATAACTGTCTCATAGTGTCAAACCCCTCCCTATAGCTACACAACACACTCTGTGGAGACAAAGTGTCAAATCATGTAGCACTGACTCACAAATCTCTGTTTGTCATAGCTGTTTATATCCTAAGTGGAGTTGTTTTGTCGCGGTTTCCTGTTATCCATGAACCAAAATAAGTATTGCTCAGGCAACACTGCACTCTTGAATGAGCCAGACATCCTTGGAGGTGGTCATTATTTAGAAACAGCATTCTTCCAGATGTCAGCAGGAGTGGACTCACAAAGCAGCAGTTACCGCTTTTCACAAGTGGTAAGCAGGATAAATTGTAAATTTGTAGGTCCATGGATACAGCGCTAAAAAACCATGCACATAGATCTCTTgcttgacaaaataaaagcacatgaGTGTTGTGTAATGGAGCTTCTTCATGCTTCATATGTGACAGAGCAAGCAGGTCTATTTTTACCTAGTATGAGGACAACTGATGAAGCACGTCAGCAGTTAAAGCTACAGGCGTTTTGCCAGCTGCAGACACGACGCAAAACCTCTGAATCACATCCATGTGACAGAGATATAAAAGCCTGAATGTGGCTTTTCATTGTCTCTACCTATGAAGGACTTTAAAACTCCCTTGATGAGACCGCCAAGATGCAggatactgtgtgttttgtcgcCAACCGATCATATCTTTTCTGTACACACTGTGCGTTTTTTCATGATTGTGCATTCAAGAGAACACAAGAGAACAGATACAAGATAGTGACCACAGCAACGTAACTGAAAAAGCTTTTCCAAAATGGGTGTGTAAAGTCTAACCTCATCTGGTCAGTGAGGACAACTTGGACTTGGATGCTTTAAGAGAGTTCAGAAACAAGGAAACAGAGTGACATTTTTTAAGCTTCACCTGACAAATGGGTCTCTGTTCATGTTGGGACCGATCACTTCCATGCTGCTGGTGTAGACCAGGGACTGGATGCCACACTCCACACAGGCACTGATCACATTCTCCGTTCctgacaagagagaaaatatgGTGATTTAAGAGATGGAGAATTAACTTGTTGGTTAGCTCAGACTTCCATTGGGTGACGCATAAGTTTCTCAATCTTTCATCGAAACACAATTTAGCTCACAGTTCATTTGTTTAAGAgtcaaaagaaacacactggAACAACAGTGTACAGGATGAAAGTCTTGAAATTGCAATTTGACGCCGTGCGTGAGGATAAATAGGAAATTTACTCAGAAGAGACATGAGATCCATATGTGTTCTGTttagcagagaggagaaaaagatggaTTCAGAAATCTGGTTTCCATTAATCCAACAGCGGTTGAGGTGGAAATAAATATGGTCATCGCAAATCGGAAGAAACAAGATCTCCCCTTATTGCATCCAAGGCCTTTCATGGCCTAAAGATTTCCTTTATAAGACTTTCAGAGTGTAAGTAGCCTGAAGTCAACTTTGTGTCAGTTTAGAACAGGTCACATGCTGTAAAGTTGCATCTGGTGGACTTTGGCAGAGGATTAAAAGAAGTCTTGATGATGTGTGTGACTATTCCAAGAATGATAATTGATGCTTTACACTTCCTATCTTAAAGACACAGGGGCAGTAAGAAAAAAGAAGGCCTCAGATTTGAGAGCTTCAACCATGAAGAGACTGCATAAAAACACCTAATCTACAAAACAATACgaaaaaaaacaggtgtctAACTTGGTCTTATATCTGTCAGACTTACATTTTACCAATAAAAGAGGGAGACAAGTCTAACCTCtgacagaaaatatcaaaacaaaattacatgactgctaaaaaaaaaaaaaaacaagatgaagagTCAAAAGCTATGCTATGGTCTGTGTTCTGTTGCAGCTAATGGGAATGTCATCAGTTCTGCAGGTCTTTGGCCATGCACAGAAGTGCTGGCAGTCATGCCGCCATTTCACTTAAAGGCAAAAACATCTTCCGCCTATCCAAACACAATCAAAAAGTTTTGTTCACTAAAGCTAGAAAGGAGGCATGAAATGAAAGTACTTGTTTGTTAAGGTCAcggtttgaaaaataaaactgatcttGCAAGTGCACTGCTGTGCTCTGGCACATCTAAAGTCACTCTTGTGAGAAGCGACGTGCCTGAAGATCTGAGGCTGTGTGCTGGCTCTGAGTCGCTGGAATCTCTAGTATGTTGCTGAAGGCCAAAAACACAGGCTTTAATGTCATCAGTAAAATAAATTCTCACTGGTAACCAATGTCTGGATACAATGGTGAAGTCAAGTGTTATGCATGTGCAATTCTTGTTAATTctgggaaggaggaggagattttGTCTCTGAGACTGAAGCAGAGGGAGTTAACAGTAAATCGAAAcataaagtaacaaaaacatttaaaacgaGATCAGCACAGGCAAGAGGATCTCAAATTCTTGAAATATTTCTCAGCAGGAGGAACCACCCGCTTCGACTGAGTGCAACAGAGTTCAGAATCAAATTCTCTCCCTTGGATCCGCCGCTTTACACAGATGGATATAATCGAACTCTGCAGACGTTTGATGACATTAGGTGCATGAAAATAGACttcagatttaatttaactGATTAAGTTCTGGCAACAAAACGCAAACAATTAGACAGATGCACGACAGTCATGAGCAAGCATTTGCTGAATCACTGCAAACTATTCCAGGCCAGATTTTGTACCTAGTCTGAATGCAACCCACGGACAAAAACCCAGACAACAATATGTTGACTGTCATTGCCTTCTCCATCAACATGACCAGTATTTCCTTTTGTCTGGATCTAGATTAGATCATCTTACATTTCCTCCAATTAAATGCCCCACTGTTAGTCTCATTTAAAGCATTTGGAATGCTgttaaaaacaggacaaaaggCTGTGGTGTTTCCAAGCACTCGTACAGCTCAATGCCACAGAGACCTATGAATCATACAAGTAATCAAATCCACCAAAGAATTTATTCAATTTATCCAACAAGTAAAGTCTATGTTCCATTGTTTGAGCACTTACACTTGGTGACATCTTTCTGACTTTGGCTTAACCCCAAATACACTGCAGAGCACCAAATGTGGGTCAACCTGCACATTACAACTACAGATGTAATCTAAATAACCTTGGCATTTAAGGGCCGCATGCACAAGTTTGAGGGTTGTCCGAGTGCCCAATCGTTACAAGACGGTCTGTATGACATTAATGTGATACTGCTTAAAGCAAATGATTGAATTCTTTATCAGTCAGATTTATAGGtagtttttaaattttatttggCAGCcattcagtgaaaacacaaactacaccAGGATGCCATGTTCcagaaaagggagggagatgTTAGGAAACTCACATCCACGATAAGGCAAATATATTGGTGATTTGTGCTCAAGCCGCTCTGTGGATTGTagatcatttatttaattttttccttCCATTCTCCATTATGTTCACCATTTTGTCACTCACTGGAGAACACAAGTCCTTGAGAACCACCCGGGGCAGGACCGGGTGTGGACTTCCTCTGTAGAGTGATTTCCCAAACCTAAAACACCCAATAAACTAAACCACTAATTCATGTTTCCTTCCCATCCCTTTTCTTTAAAATCGTCCGGATCATCACTTCCTTGACACCTTACCGGTAACGTTGACGGAGTAGATGAGGCTCTCTGGAATTCTGTACCAAACATCCACCAAACTGGCCGTGTGGATGACGACATCGGCTCCGTGGGAGGCTTCCAACACACTGCTGTAGTCTGTGATGTCCCCCTGAATGACCACCACCTTTGTCCTCTCTGAGGGAGAAACAGGAATACAGTCAAAACCATGTTGTACGTATGCAATTCGGAATGAGGGCCATTTTCCTCAGAACACTTCAATGGCACACATGTGTGTAATGGAAAAGGGCGGGAGGGGTTGACGGAGTTTGTTTACCAAACATTGCAAAACATCCTTTTGGATTGATTTGATAGGAGACAACATTGTCTTGCTTCAACAAGAACACATACTACCCATTTTCTGGATAATCAGTTGAGCAACAAGTATAGATAAATGACAAAAGAGAATATATTTTAGGAAGCCCCATTACTTAAAAACTGCAGTATACATCATATAATTAGCCCAACTCTTCCACATGCTGGGCACATTCTTTGTGGGATTACATGATGTTTTTCCCTTTAGTGTCGAGTCTCAGCCTCATTTATGAAGGTCTTGCACCTTTGGCTTATCTTGGCTCCCTCTCCTTGAGAAACTGTAGATAACAAGAGAAGACAGAGTTCTTTGTCTTACAAGGAACTCCATCTGGAGCTCGCCTTTCCCATCTGTAATTTTACTAATTATATAGCTGTTCAATTATGTGTGGTTTTCACTAATTTAAATCAGCTTAAACGCCAACTActtacaaccacacacacacaagtcagcGTTTAGTTTTTCTCCCACAGAGAGATAGGCCGCGAGAACGGGTGGGACTGTAAGCTTATCTACCCTGTTGGTGTAAGCCGATCTCTTTGGGGCCCAAAGTGTAGTGCAGCAACAGCAGGCCTCAGTACTGGCAGACAATAAATGATGAAAGCTGAACAAAGCATTTCCACAGTGGGAAAGAGGCGTCATGTGGTTGGGCGCATTGCTGACACCGATGAGGGGGAAAAGGCTTACTGTAGCTGAATGTAATGCGTAGAATGCATTCTCaccataaagaaaaacaaacacccccccaaaaaaacttaACTggctttttaattaattcagtAAGAGTGTTTATTCTGTTCTTATGAAGTACTGACCAAAAAAGCTGTCAGAAATTGCATGTGAACCACCACAGGGCAGAACCCCTGGTTCCATGGAAAACATCACTCCTCCTATGCATCATCTTTATCCTGGATCCGGATGTGTATGGGAGTTGGCAACGATGGATTCACAGCCCTGCTGTCATCGCTGCAGGTTGTCCGGGTTGACTTTACACAACGTGATCAAAATCCGTGTCACACTAAAGTCCTGTTATTTCAAGCAAACGTCAGGAGGACTAGTTTAACAGCTGATTACTGATTAACCATGTTGGATGTTTTAATTTCAACCACGGACCTGATCTCAAGTTACATGTTGCACATGTCCTTGACACCCCAGGTGTCCCAGTTACACTTGGCAAGCTTTTGTTATCCTTTAGGTAAAAATCAGATAAACCTGTCTTCACGCTGATGAAAGAAGAGTCAACTCAGCTGCCAGAGCCACAAGGGTAACTGCATAATGCACAGACAGTCCTCATGCAATTGGGCTATTTATCAATAGGGGTCTCACCAAAATCAATTGCAATTATACTAACCATGCAAATACGCACTGAGTAAAACTGACAATACAACACTAACATGCACAAGTAAATGTTCCATGAAGCCCCTTGATTTCCTGAAAcggttcatgtttttttaaagacgaCGGAGGATATTAATAATTTGCATAAAGGCTGAattcaatgaaaacaacaacgaCCTCTAGAGCAGAACATTTTAATGCCGAAATGAAGACAGACTCGTGTACACTTAAAAACGGCTCAAATACTGTCATTAAAACGTGTCCAGCTTTGCCGATATGCCATAGAGCTTTAAATTAACAGAAAAGGACATTGGGTGTCGGTTGTCACTAGGCGACAGCGTCCGCTCGGCTTACCTGTGCTGTGCTCCTTTAAACTGTAGTCTGGGTGTTTGTCAAACACGCGGATCTCCACCAGGTTGTCCTCCTTCTCCAGCAAAACCCTCAGCAGATGCCTGCCGAGAAAGCCGGACCCCCCTGTGATCAGATAGACGAGACCGCGCAGGTCTTCAGACATGTTTGTCAGagtgtggagctgctggttCTAATCCTGACTCTGCGGACAGTCACTTCTCACTATGACGACTGAAGGCTGCAGCGAACCGCGCCAGCCTATAAGAGTGTTGATAGCCAATAGGAGAACAGGGGCAGGAAAACGCTTGAGAGTCAGGGAGTTTCTACGTAATCgattgtgaaaaaaagaaaaatgttggcagtggactgatcacattcacattaacGCCAATTCACATTAAGTCATAATTAGCTAAAGAGTTATAAGTTGTTCCTATTACCTTTGTTTTTGGCACATTATATTATTTGGTCGAAGTGCAGTTGTAATGGTGTATAATGGCATACTGGTCATCCATTTGTACATTTCCATGGATTTTCTCACTTTCTAAGAAACCCTGAGGTCCACTGTGAGAAATCTTTAAATAAGTCCTTATAACAACGTTTGGGGTGACCTGTAATGatattaaattatatatatatacatctttAAACTCAATCCAGTCCTTCTTTCTTATCAAAAACGCCCAATTATACGATTTTGAAGATATTTTGGAAGTTGAGCTACTGGGCACAAGATGTCTCCTACCTCCCTATAAAGACCAATGTTTCCACATTGCCTATGAAAGATATTGGACCAGGATTTGGTTTTCAGCATAATATGGATGTGACAAATCAGGCCTGTAGGCCCGCCTCTTAAATTAGTTTTTCAAACAGACCGAGAGAATTGACACTTTCAGAGGTGAATGTGAAAACGGCTTTCTAGTGTCAAACTCCGCACATACATtgttctacacagtgaagctgtgTGATAACAAGCAGGAAAGCACATTTTGACTAGAGGGGGACTTTGTTGCAGAAAACATGTGGTTAAACTGGatttttcacaacctggcaacacaAAAATTGTTCTTATTAGTTGCTTTACACTGATTTCTAAAGTTTGATCAGAGATTAGTTAGAATGTAAAACCCCTTTAGTAAACTTGAGTAAAAGGTGGTAGAGACATCCATTTTGAAATGCATGTCTATGTGAACCGTGCCTACTGAGCTTCATGTCAATAAAGACACTTGTGAAAAGGATCTAATAATAGTGGCTGTGAATATGAGGTCGGCATGCActtgcagctgttttttaatttgtgttacaGCTGTTCCAACTGAGGAAACACGCCTAGTTCCAAAAATGACTGTATAATATGAAAGATACAGcataaaatgtgtgtctttAATTACAGACGGCACCTGCTGGTACATCAATTCAAGGGGCAATAATCTGTATCCACATGAGGAGTCCCAAGATGTTCAGAGATGTAAAACCAACATGTTTCTCAAACCTGAAACAAgcaaggttttgtttgtttttacagtccATGTGAGTAATTGCCACTTATTTTCACTCAACACTCAAAGTGCTCTCTTCATTCGACAGATATTGTAATTgtgttttggaaaaataaatgtctctgCTGGTTAGACTGAATCATCTGACGTAGTACACAATATGAACCCATACTCGTATGTTACTCTTGGTCTTTGAACTGCTGCCAATTCACTGTCAAGGCCATTACACGCTATCATTTGAAGGTCATATAACTGGTGAAAGGTCTAT contains:
- the hsd3b7 gene encoding 3 beta-hydroxysteroid dehydrogenase type 7 → MSEDLRGLVYLITGGSGFLGRHLLRVLLEKEDNLVEIRVFDKHPDYSLKEHSTERTKVVVIQGDITDYSSVLEASHGADVVIHTASLVDVWYRIPESLIYSVNVTGTENVISACVECGIQSLVYTSSMEVIGPNMNRDPFVRGSEDTPYNVKHVMAYPISKKKAENMVIEANGKKVKGGKCLNTCSLRPTGIYGEGHELMLDFYKQGLERGGLIIGGVPEDSEHGRVYAGNVAWMHLLAARALRERPQTVGGEAFFCYDDSPYKSYEDFNMLFLSKFNFRRIRIPALLLWFLAMFNDLLRWILTPVYNYTPLLNRFTLAVASTSFTVRTDKALRHFQYRPLYDWDQCKARTQKWVDTFPRDNFKAS